Proteins co-encoded in one Aquincola tertiaricarbonis genomic window:
- a CDS encoding lipopolysaccharide biosynthesis protein, translated as MTTAVGLRRATFTLLAGGLAAQAIPLTLGPWLTRLYTPEDFGSYHLFAAVAANVAVVACARYEFALPLARDDAEATSLRALSLWLLAGCTLLAALGGAAWAWHSGQHWPLWLPLAVLALGAVSLATLVATRAQRFRALAAGRVLQHGGGALAQAGAGVAQAGVTGLIVAPLAAALATAALLRLPLRGWWQVSRQRLVAVARRHREFPLLNTPHAFAGALQDTLAVSLIAATLGPAAAGFWGLTMRYLKAPATLVGGAVSQALYPRLAAGGQVTAAARADVRRVMLALAAVATPLVLALWLAAPWAFARVFGPQWQAAGDLARALAVYIGVHFVASPLAVVTMAWNAQAWALKLALVGQGVFVLSLAAGLAWGGLRGAGWAVSAGMALYFGWYFWRLATWPVAAA; from the coding sequence TTGACCACCGCCGTGGGCCTGCGCCGCGCCACCTTCACGCTGCTGGCCGGCGGGCTGGCCGCCCAGGCCATTCCGCTGACGCTGGGCCCCTGGCTGACGCGGCTGTACACGCCCGAAGACTTCGGCAGCTACCACCTGTTTGCCGCCGTGGCGGCCAATGTGGCGGTGGTGGCCTGCGCCCGCTACGAGTTTGCGCTGCCACTGGCCCGTGACGATGCTGAAGCCACCAGCCTGCGCGCGCTGTCCCTCTGGCTGCTGGCCGGCTGCACGCTGCTGGCCGCGCTCGGCGGGGCGGCCTGGGCCTGGCACAGCGGCCAGCACTGGCCGCTCTGGCTGCCGCTGGCGGTGCTGGCGCTGGGGGCGGTGTCGCTGGCCACGTTGGTGGCCACGCGGGCGCAGCGCTTTCGCGCGCTGGCGGCGGGCCGGGTGCTGCAGCACGGTGGCGGCGCGCTGGCGCAGGCCGGGGCGGGCGTGGCGCAGGCGGGTGTCACCGGCCTCATCGTGGCGCCGCTGGCCGCCGCGCTGGCCACGGCCGCGCTGCTGCGGCTGCCGCTGCGCGGCTGGTGGCAGGTCAGCCGCCAGCGGCTGGTGGCGGTGGCCCGGCGCCACCGCGAATTTCCGCTGCTCAACACCCCGCATGCGTTTGCCGGCGCGCTGCAAGACACGCTGGCCGTTTCGCTGATCGCCGCCACGCTGGGCCCCGCCGCGGCCGGCTTCTGGGGGCTGACGATGCGCTACCTCAAGGCCCCGGCCACGCTGGTGGGCGGGGCGGTGTCGCAGGCCCTGTATCCGCGGCTGGCGGCGGGGGGCCAGGTCACCGCCGCCGCCCGCGCCGACGTACGCCGCGTGATGCTGGCGCTGGCCGCCGTGGCCACGCCGCTGGTGCTGGCGCTGTGGCTGGCCGCGCCCTGGGCCTTCGCCCGCGTGTTCGGGCCGCAGTGGCAGGCGGCGGGCGACCTGGCGCGGGCGCTGGCGGTGTACATCGGCGTGCACTTCGTGGCTTCGCCGCTGGCGGTGGTCACCATGGCCTGGAATGCCCAGGCGTGGGCGCTGAAGCTGGCCCTGGTGGGGCAGGGGGTGTTCGTGCTGTCGCTGGCCGCGGGCCTGGCCTGGGGCGGCCTGCGTGGCGCCGGCTGGGCGGTGTCGGCCGGCATGGCGCTGTACTTCGGCTGGTACTTCTGGCGCCTGGCCACCTGGCCGGTGGCAGCGGCATGA
- a CDS encoding acyltransferase has protein sequence MNVALRAAFNRWRRRLLRQLLGRIVFGERSQGHDLPFTRIAPTVVIEHESRLTLGDHVYIGPFCYLEASSGLTIGEGVQITSHVSIVSHSSHRSARLLGRAFVSWQGPRPGWVGGEVVIGPYSFIGPHTVIEAGTRLGRGTLVRAGSAVRGSFPDFAVLAGCPAQVVGDTRDADAALLARYPEVQAHRAQWAGHDPDAR, from the coding sequence ATGAACGTGGCCTTGCGCGCGGCCTTCAACCGCTGGCGGCGCCGGCTGCTGCGGCAGCTGTTGGGGCGCATCGTGTTCGGTGAGCGCTCGCAGGGCCATGACCTGCCGTTCACCCGCATCGCGCCCACGGTGGTCATCGAACATGAAAGCCGGCTGACGCTGGGCGACCACGTCTACATCGGCCCCTTCTGCTACCTGGAAGCCAGCAGCGGCCTGACCATCGGCGAAGGCGTGCAGATCACCAGCCACGTCAGCATCGTCAGCCACAGCTCGCACCGCTCGGCGCGGCTGCTCGGCCGAGCCTTCGTCAGCTGGCAGGGCCCGCGGCCCGGCTGGGTGGGCGGCGAGGTGGTCATCGGCCCCTACAGCTTCATCGGCCCGCACACGGTGATCGAGGCCGGCACCCGGCTGGGCCGTGGCACCCTGGTGCGCGCCGGCAGCGCGGTGCGCGGCAGCTTTCCTGACTTCGCGGTGCTGGCCGGTTGCCCGGCGCAGGTGGTGGGCGACACCCGCGACGCCGACGCGGCGCTGCTGGCGCGCTACCCCGAGGTGCAGGCGCACCGCGCACAGTGGGCCGGCCACGACCCGGACGCCCGATGA
- a CDS encoding DegT/DnrJ/EryC1/StrS family aminotransferase, translated as MQFTDLKAQYAALKPRIDARIQQVLDHGQYIMGPEVAELEAALAAFAGARHCVTVASGTEALLIALMAAGIGAGDEVITSPFTFAATAETIVLLGAVPVFVDIEPDTCNIDASRIEAAITPRTKAIMPVSLYGQVADMDEINAIAARHGGLVVIEDAAQSFGARYGGRRSGGLSTFGATSFFPSKPLGCYGDGGALFTDDEALAQAAREIRVHGQSARYTHTRVGVGGRMDTLQCAVVLAKLERFEWELAQRARLGAAYRAALADVPGLALTTVREGRDCVWAQFTVFIEHGRDAVAAALKQQGIPTAVHYPKPLHRQPAYAAYAPAAGCRHAEQAAATVLSLPMSADLSEADQQAVVAALRAAVAAAR; from the coding sequence ATGCAATTCACCGACCTGAAGGCGCAGTACGCCGCGCTGAAGCCGCGCATCGACGCCCGCATCCAGCAGGTGCTGGACCACGGCCAGTACATCATGGGCCCCGAGGTGGCCGAGCTGGAAGCCGCGCTGGCGGCCTTTGCCGGCGCCCGCCACTGCGTCACCGTGGCCAGCGGCACCGAGGCGCTGCTGATCGCGCTGATGGCCGCCGGCATCGGCGCGGGCGACGAGGTGATTACCAGCCCCTTCACCTTCGCGGCCACGGCCGAGACCATCGTGTTGCTGGGCGCGGTGCCGGTGTTCGTGGACATCGAGCCCGACACCTGCAACATCGACGCCAGCCGCATCGAAGCCGCCATCACGCCGCGCACCAAGGCCATCATGCCGGTGAGCTTGTATGGACAAGTGGCCGACATGGACGAGATCAACGCCATCGCGGCCCGCCACGGCGGCCTGGTGGTGATCGAGGACGCGGCCCAGAGCTTCGGCGCCCGCTACGGCGGCCGCCGCAGCGGCGGCCTGTCCACCTTCGGGGCCACCAGCTTCTTTCCCAGCAAGCCGCTGGGCTGCTATGGCGATGGCGGCGCGCTATTCACCGACGACGAGGCGCTGGCCCAGGCCGCGCGCGAGATCCGCGTGCATGGCCAGAGCGCCCGCTACACCCACACCCGCGTGGGCGTGGGCGGCCGCATGGACACGCTGCAGTGCGCCGTGGTGCTGGCCAAGCTGGAACGCTTCGAGTGGGAGCTGGCGCAGCGTGCGCGCCTGGGCGCCGCCTACCGCGCGGCGCTGGCCGACGTGCCCGGCCTGGCCCTGACCACCGTGCGTGAAGGGCGCGACTGCGTCTGGGCGCAGTTCACCGTGTTCATCGAACACGGCCGCGATGCGGTGGCCGCCGCGCTCAAGCAGCAGGGCATTCCCACCGCCGTGCATTACCCCAAGCCGCTGCACCGCCAGCCGGCCTATGCCGCCTACGCGCCCGCCGCCGGCTGCCGCCACGCCGAGCAAGCCGCCGCCACGGTGCTGAGCCTGCCGATGAGCGCCGACCTGAGCGAAGCCGACCAGCAGGCCGTGGTGGCTGCGCTGCGTGCGGCGGTGGCCGCCGCGCGTTGA
- the lysS gene encoding lysine--tRNA ligase: MTDQATPTPAADDNKLIAERREKLAAIRREGVAFPNDFKPRERAAELQQRHSQTPNEELEPQAVAVSLAGRMMLKRVMGKASFCTLQDATGRIQLFVARDNVGDEVYAAFKHWDLGDILGAEGTLFRTKTGELSVKVTTLRLLTKSLRPLPDKFHGMADQEQKYRQRYVDLITDDEARARFAARSKTLSAIRQFMVEHRFMEVETPMLHPIPGGANARPFVTHHNALDQEMFLRIAPELYLKRLIVGGFERVFEINRSFRNEGISVRHNPEFTMMEFYAAYWNHHDLMDFTEEVLRHAARQATGSAAISYAGKPVHLDQPFARLTVRDSLVAHAGLSPEEAVDAEVLRARLKAAGEEAPAHWKLPELQFGLFEAVVEEKLWQPTFIIDYPVEVSPLARASDADPSITERFELFITGREYANGFSELNDAEDQAARFQAQAANKEAGDEEAMYYDADFIRALEYGMPPTGGCGIGIDRLVMLLTDSPSIRDVILFPALRREG, encoded by the coding sequence ATGACCGACCAAGCAACCCCCACGCCCGCCGCCGATGACAACAAGCTGATCGCCGAGCGCCGCGAGAAACTCGCCGCGATCCGACGCGAGGGGGTCGCCTTCCCCAACGACTTCAAGCCGCGCGAACGCGCCGCCGAGCTGCAGCAGCGCCACAGCCAGACGCCCAACGAGGAACTGGAGCCGCAGGCCGTGGCGGTGTCGCTGGCCGGCCGCATGATGCTCAAGCGGGTGATGGGCAAGGCCAGCTTCTGCACGCTGCAGGACGCCACCGGCCGCATCCAGCTCTTCGTGGCGCGCGACAACGTGGGCGACGAGGTGTATGCCGCCTTCAAGCACTGGGACCTGGGCGACATCCTGGGCGCAGAGGGCACGCTCTTCCGCACCAAGACCGGCGAGCTTTCGGTCAAGGTGACCACGCTGCGCCTGCTGACCAAGAGCCTGCGCCCCCTGCCCGACAAGTTCCACGGCATGGCCGACCAGGAACAGAAGTACCGCCAGCGCTACGTCGACCTGATCACCGACGACGAGGCCCGCGCCCGCTTTGCCGCGCGCAGCAAAACGCTGTCGGCCATCCGCCAGTTCATGGTGGAGCACCGCTTCATGGAAGTGGAAACGCCGATGCTGCACCCGATCCCGGGCGGCGCCAACGCACGGCCCTTCGTCACCCACCACAACGCGCTCGACCAGGAGATGTTCCTGCGCATCGCGCCCGAGCTGTACCTGAAGCGGCTGATCGTCGGCGGCTTCGAGCGGGTGTTCGAGATCAACCGCAGCTTCCGCAACGAAGGCATCAGCGTCCGGCACAACCCGGAATTCACGATGATGGAGTTCTATGCGGCCTACTGGAACCATCACGACCTGATGGACTTCACCGAAGAGGTGCTGCGCCACGCCGCCCGCCAGGCCACCGGCTCGGCCGCCATCAGCTACGCCGGCAAGCCGGTGCACCTGGACCAGCCCTTCGCCCGCCTGACGGTGCGCGACTCGCTGGTGGCGCATGCCGGCCTCAGCCCCGAAGAAGCGGTGGACGCCGAGGTGCTGCGCGCCCGCCTGAAGGCCGCCGGCGAAGAAGCCCCCGCCCACTGGAAGCTGCCCGAGCTGCAGTTCGGCCTCTTTGAGGCGGTGGTGGAAGAAAAGCTCTGGCAGCCCACCTTCATCATCGACTACCCGGTGGAAGTGAGCCCGCTGGCCCGCGCATCGGATGCCGATCCGTCGATCACCGAGCGCTTCGAGCTGTTCATCACCGGCCGCGAGTACGCCAACGGCTTCTCGGAGCTGAACGACGCCGAGGACCAGGCCGCGCGCTTCCAGGCCCAGGCCGCCAACAAGGAAGCCGGCGACGAAGAGGCGATGTACTACGACGCCGACTTCATCCGCGCGCTGGAATACGGCATGCCGCCCACCGGCGGCTGCGGCATCGGCATCGACCGCCTGGTGATGCTGCTGACCGATTCGCCCAGCATCCGCGACGTCATCCTGTTCCCGGCGCTGCGGCGCGAAGGCTGA
- the rfbD gene encoding dTDP-4-dehydrorhamnose reductase, whose product MKVLLFGKGGQVGWELQRSLRPLGELVALDFDSPTLHADFSRPEGLAETVRQVRPDVIVNAAAHTAVDKAESEPALAEALNATGPAVIAKEAAALGALLVHYSTDYVFDGSGSTPRDEDAPTGPLSVYGRTKLQAEEAIRASGCPHVILRTSWVYGARGGNFARTMLRLAGEREKLTVIDDQIGAPTGADLLADITAHAIRACRANPALGGTYHAVAAGETSWHGYASFVIDWARANGLPLKVAPGAIEPVPTTAFPTPARRPLNSRLSTQRLQQAFDLVMPPWQDGVERMLTEAFR is encoded by the coding sequence ATGAAGGTCCTGCTGTTCGGCAAGGGTGGCCAGGTCGGCTGGGAGCTGCAACGCTCGCTGCGGCCGCTGGGTGAGCTGGTGGCGCTGGACTTCGACAGCCCCACGCTGCACGCCGACTTCAGCCGGCCCGAGGGCCTGGCCGAGACCGTGCGCCAGGTGCGGCCCGACGTCATCGTCAATGCCGCCGCGCACACCGCGGTCGACAAGGCCGAGAGCGAACCGGCGCTGGCCGAGGCGCTCAACGCCACCGGCCCGGCGGTGATCGCCAAGGAAGCCGCCGCCCTGGGTGCGCTGCTGGTGCACTACAGCACCGACTACGTGTTCGATGGCAGCGGCAGCACCCCGCGCGACGAAGACGCGCCCACCGGCCCCTTGAGCGTCTACGGTCGCACCAAGCTGCAGGCCGAAGAGGCCATTCGGGCGAGCGGCTGCCCGCACGTCATCTTGCGCACCAGCTGGGTCTATGGCGCGCGCGGCGGCAACTTCGCGCGCACCATGCTGCGCCTGGCCGGTGAGCGCGAGAAGCTCACCGTCATCGACGACCAGATCGGCGCGCCCACCGGCGCCGACCTGCTGGCCGACATCACCGCCCATGCCATCCGCGCCTGCCGCGCCAACCCGGCGCTGGGCGGCACGTACCACGCAGTGGCTGCGGGCGAGACCAGCTGGCACGGTTACGCCAGCTTCGTGATCGACTGGGCCCGTGCCAACGGCCTGCCGCTGAAGGTGGCACCCGGCGCCATCGAGCCGGTGCCCACCACGGCATTCCCCACGCCGGCGCGCCGGCCGCTGAATTCGCGCCTGTCCACCCAGCGCCTGCAGCAGGCCTTCGACCTTGTCATGCCGCCCTGGCAGGACGGCGTCGAACGCATGCTCACCGAAGCCTTCCGCTGA
- a CDS encoding glycosyltransferase, translated as MSPVRLVLLGDGESPHLLKWARALAAEGVDLWAASSRGFLPGFDAVLPADRRLALHTRPRFGGGNLQVLATLPRLARWLRQVRPDWLHAHYLTSHGTLGWLAQAGAGVPGRLVGSAWGSDILVTPDRHPLLRWLTGRVLRACALTTSDSLHMAARMQALGAAEVMTFPFGLEALPPEATDKDDDLWFANRGLEPIYQPQRVIEVFAGIAAQRPQARLVVANDGSLQPALVEQAQAHGLAERVRFVGRLGADEQARWYAKARWYLSLPASDSVSVSVLEAMAHGCVPLLSDLPANRELVRSGDNGLVLADGALPDAAALQALLARSASIASDNRAWVAGHALFQPCVRRFLARLQALQAAGPCAAR; from the coding sequence ATGAGCCCCGTGCGACTGGTGCTGCTGGGCGATGGCGAGAGCCCGCACCTGCTGAAGTGGGCGCGTGCGCTGGCGGCCGAAGGCGTGGACCTGTGGGCCGCTTCCAGCCGCGGTTTTCTCCCCGGCTTCGATGCCGTGCTGCCGGCCGATCGGCGCCTGGCGCTGCACACCCGGCCGCGCTTTGGCGGCGGCAACTTGCAGGTGCTGGCCACCTTGCCGCGGCTGGCGCGCTGGCTGCGCCAGGTGCGGCCCGACTGGCTGCATGCGCACTACCTCACCTCGCACGGCACGCTGGGCTGGCTGGCGCAGGCGGGCGCGGGCGTGCCGGGGCGGCTGGTGGGTTCGGCCTGGGGGTCGGACATCCTGGTCACGCCCGACCGCCACCCGCTGCTGCGCTGGCTCACCGGCCGGGTGCTGCGGGCCTGCGCGCTCACCACCAGCGACAGCCTGCACATGGCCGCGCGCATGCAGGCGCTGGGCGCGGCCGAGGTGATGACCTTTCCCTTCGGGCTGGAAGCGCTGCCGCCCGAGGCCACCGACAAGGACGACGACCTCTGGTTCGCCAACCGTGGGCTGGAACCGATCTACCAGCCGCAGCGGGTGATCGAGGTGTTCGCCGGCATCGCCGCCCAGCGCCCGCAGGCGCGGCTGGTGGTGGCCAACGACGGCAGCTTGCAGCCGGCGCTGGTGGAGCAGGCGCAAGCGCACGGCCTGGCGGAGCGCGTGCGCTTCGTCGGCCGGCTGGGCGCCGACGAGCAGGCCCGCTGGTATGCCAAGGCCCGCTGGTACCTCAGCCTGCCGGCCAGCGATTCGGTCTCCGTCTCGGTGCTGGAAGCGATGGCGCATGGCTGCGTGCCGCTGCTCTCTGACCTGCCTGCCAACCGCGAGCTGGTGCGCAGCGGCGACAACGGCCTGGTGCTGGCCGACGGCGCGCTGCCCGATGCGGCGGCGCTGCAGGCCCTGCTGGCGCGGTCGGCCTCCATCGCCAGCGACAATCGCGCCTGGGTGGCCGGGCATGCCTTGTTCCAGCCCTGCGTGCGCCGCTTCCTGGCGCGGCTGCAGGCGCTGCAGGCGGCCGGCCCTTGCGCAGCGCGATGA
- a CDS encoding Gfo/Idh/MocA family protein has product MTEALSTGAGRRIRFALVGCGRIARNHVAALAAHAERAELVALCDKRPEAMAALVAQAPYLAEVPRFHSLAALLAGSQPDIVVLATPSGLHSRQAIEVAQAGRHVLSEKPMATKWDEGMAMVRACREAGVKLFVVKQNRLNATLQLLKKAIDAGRFGRIAMVNVNVFWTRPQSYYDEAPWRGRWDMDGGAFMNQASHYVDMVDWLVGPVDNVHAYTATLGRDIEAEDTGVMSLRLRRGGLASINVTMLTHGKNFEGSITVLGEKGTVRIGGVAVNEIQHWSFEDVQPEDEAVKAANYAPPSVYGYGHPLYYANVIDTLLGQASAEVDGYEGLRSLEVIIAAYRSARDGARVGLPLVF; this is encoded by the coding sequence ATGACCGAAGCCCTGAGCACCGGCGCCGGCCGCCGTATTCGTTTTGCGCTGGTGGGCTGTGGCCGCATCGCCCGCAACCATGTGGCGGCGCTGGCCGCCCATGCCGAACGTGCCGAGCTGGTGGCGCTGTGCGACAAGCGGCCCGAAGCCATGGCCGCACTGGTGGCCCAAGCACCGTACCTGGCCGAGGTGCCTCGCTTCCACAGCCTGGCCGCGCTGCTGGCCGGCAGCCAGCCCGACATCGTGGTGCTGGCCACGCCCAGCGGCCTGCATTCGCGCCAGGCCATCGAGGTGGCGCAGGCCGGCCGCCATGTGCTCAGCGAAAAGCCCATGGCCACCAAGTGGGACGAAGGCATGGCCATGGTGCGCGCCTGCCGCGAGGCCGGCGTCAAGCTGTTCGTGGTCAAGCAGAACCGGCTGAACGCGACGCTGCAGCTGCTGAAGAAGGCCATCGACGCCGGCCGCTTCGGCCGCATCGCGATGGTCAACGTCAACGTGTTCTGGACCCGGCCGCAGAGCTACTACGACGAAGCGCCCTGGCGCGGCCGCTGGGACATGGACGGCGGCGCCTTCATGAACCAGGCCAGCCACTACGTGGACATGGTGGACTGGCTGGTGGGCCCGGTGGACAACGTGCATGCCTACACCGCCACGCTGGGCCGCGACATCGAGGCCGAGGACACCGGCGTGATGAGCCTGCGCCTGCGCCGCGGCGGCCTGGCGTCCATCAACGTCACCATGCTCACCCACGGCAAGAATTTCGAAGGCAGCATCACCGTGCTGGGCGAGAAGGGCACCGTGCGCATCGGCGGCGTGGCCGTCAACGAGATCCAGCACTGGTCCTTCGAGGACGTGCAGCCCGAGGACGAGGCGGTCAAGGCCGCCAACTACGCGCCGCCTTCGGTGTATGGCTACGGCCACCCGCTGTACTACGCCAACGTGATCGACACGCTGCTGGGCCAGGCCAGTGCCGAGGTGGACGGCTACGAAGGCCTGCGCTCGCTGGAAGTGATCATCGCCGCCTACCGCAGTGCCCGCGACGGCGCCCGCGTGGGCCTGCCGCTGGTGTTCTGA
- the rfbC gene encoding dTDP-4-dehydrorhamnose 3,5-epimerase, which produces MSKLIPTRLPGVVIVEPAVFGDDRGWFSESYNEPRFHAQLAELGLPAPRAFVQDNHSVSAAWVLRGLHYQRAPHAQGKLVRVVKGSAFDVAVDIRRGSPTFGQWVGEVLSADNKRQLWIPEGFAHGFVALEDDTHFLYKTTDTYAKDCEGSIVWNDPAIGIEWPLPAGVQPRLAPKDAAAPLLADAKHD; this is translated from the coding sequence ATGAGCAAGCTGATTCCCACCCGCCTGCCGGGCGTCGTGATCGTGGAGCCCGCGGTGTTCGGCGACGACCGCGGCTGGTTCTCCGAGAGCTACAACGAACCGCGCTTCCATGCGCAACTGGCCGAGCTGGGCCTGCCCGCGCCGCGCGCCTTCGTGCAGGACAACCATTCCGTCAGCGCCGCCTGGGTGCTGCGCGGCCTGCACTACCAGCGCGCGCCGCATGCCCAGGGCAAGCTGGTGCGTGTGGTCAAGGGCTCGGCCTTCGATGTGGCGGTGGACATCCGCCGCGGCTCGCCCACCTTCGGCCAGTGGGTGGGTGAGGTGCTGTCGGCCGACAACAAGCGCCAGCTGTGGATTCCCGAGGGCTTTGCCCACGGTTTCGTGGCGCTGGAGGACGACACCCACTTCCTCTACAAGACCACTGACACCTACGCCAAGGACTGCGAAGGCAGCATCGTCTGGAACGACCCGGCCATCGGCATCGAATGGCCGCTGCCGGCCGGCGTGCAGCCGCGCCTGGCGCCCAAGGACGCGGCCGCGCCGCTGCTGGCCGACGCGAAGCACGATTGA
- the rfbA gene encoding glucose-1-phosphate thymidylyltransferase RfbA has product MTNTPRKGIILAGGSGTRLHPATLALSKQLLPVYDKPMVYYPLATLMLAGISDILVISTPQDTPRFQSLLGDGSRWGVNLSYCVQEKPDGLAQAFILGKQHVGNHPSALVLGDNIFHGHDFQALLKNAAGRDQGATVFAYHVHDPERYGVVEFDGGQRAISIEEKPKQPKSNYAVTGLYFYDQQVCDIAAHIQPSPRGELEITDVNAAYLNQGQLQVEIMGRGYAWLDTGTHDSLLEAGQFIATLEKRQGLKVACLEEIAYRSGWIDAAALEKLAAPMLKNGYGQYLMKVLQDKVF; this is encoded by the coding sequence ATGACCAATACCCCCCGCAAGGGCATCATCCTGGCCGGCGGCTCCGGCACCCGGCTGCACCCGGCCACGCTGGCGCTGAGCAAGCAGCTGCTGCCGGTGTACGACAAGCCGATGGTTTATTACCCGCTGGCCACGCTGATGCTGGCCGGCATCAGCGACATCCTGGTCATCAGCACGCCGCAGGACACGCCGCGCTTCCAGTCGTTGCTGGGCGACGGCAGCCGCTGGGGTGTGAACCTCAGCTACTGCGTGCAGGAAAAGCCCGACGGCCTGGCGCAGGCCTTCATCTTGGGCAAGCAACACGTGGGCAACCATCCCAGCGCGCTGGTGCTGGGCGACAACATCTTCCACGGCCATGACTTCCAGGCCTTGCTGAAGAACGCCGCCGGCCGCGACCAGGGCGCCACCGTGTTCGCCTACCACGTGCACGACCCCGAGCGTTACGGCGTGGTCGAGTTTGACGGCGGCCAGCGCGCCATCAGCATCGAAGAAAAGCCCAAGCAGCCCAAGAGCAACTATGCGGTCACGGGCCTGTACTTCTACGACCAGCAGGTGTGCGACATCGCGGCCCACATCCAACCCAGCCCGCGCGGCGAGTTGGAGATCACCGACGTGAACGCTGCCTACCTCAACCAGGGCCAGCTGCAGGTCGAAATCATGGGCCGCGGCTACGCTTGGCTGGATACCGGCACGCATGACAGCCTGCTGGAAGCCGGCCAGTTCATCGCCACGCTGGAAAAGCGCCAGGGCCTGAAGGTGGCCTGCCTGGAAGAAATCGCCTACCGCAGCGGCTGGATCGACGCGGCCGCGCTGGAGAAGCTGGCCGCCCCGATGCTGAAGAACGGTTATGGCCAGTACCTGATGAAGGTGCTGCAGGACAAGGTGTTTTGA
- a CDS encoding acyltransferase, with amino-acid sequence MAYWAHESAIVDDGAQIGEGSKVWHFSHVCAGARIGPGSSLGQGVYVGNDVVIGANARIQNNVSVYDAVTLEDDVFCGPSMVFTNVFNPRAAVSRKAEYRRTLVRQGATLGANCTIVCGSTVGAYAFVGAGAVVTHDVPDHALVVGVPARRIGWMSRHGEKLDLPASGHGTAACPATGQTYRLAGDVLTLL; translated from the coding sequence ATGGCCTACTGGGCTCACGAAAGCGCCATCGTCGACGACGGCGCGCAGATCGGCGAAGGCAGCAAGGTCTGGCACTTCAGCCATGTGTGCGCCGGTGCGCGCATCGGCCCCGGCAGCTCGCTGGGGCAGGGCGTGTACGTGGGCAACGACGTGGTCATCGGCGCCAATGCCCGCATCCAGAACAACGTGTCGGTGTACGACGCGGTGACGCTGGAGGACGACGTGTTCTGCGGCCCCAGCATGGTGTTCACCAACGTGTTCAACCCGCGCGCGGCCGTCTCGCGCAAGGCCGAGTACCGGCGCACGCTGGTGCGCCAGGGCGCCACGCTGGGCGCCAACTGCACCATCGTCTGCGGCAGCACCGTGGGGGCCTATGCCTTCGTCGGCGCGGGGGCCGTGGTCACCCACGACGTGCCCGACCATGCGCTGGTGGTGGGCGTGCCCGCCCGCCGCATCGGCTGGATGAGCCGCCACGGCGAAAAGCTGGACCTGCCCGCCAGCGGCCACGGCACCGCGGCCTGCCCGGCCACCGGCCAAACCTATCGCCTGGCCGGGGATGTGCTGACGCTGCTGTAA
- the rfbB gene encoding dTDP-glucose 4,6-dehydratase, with the protein MTILVTGGAGFIGSNFVLDWLAQSDEKVINLDLLTYAGNLGNLKSLEGDARHVFVNGDICDRNLVDELLATHQPRALVHFAAESHVDRSIHGPGAFMRTNIDGTFALLEASRAYWSQLQGEAKAAFRFHHVSTDEVYGSLKPTDPPFAETNPYEPNSPYSASKAASDHLVRAWHHTYGLPVVTTNCSNNYGPYHFPEKLIPLMIVNALAGKPLPVYGDGQQIRDWLYVKDHCSGIRAVLERGTLGETYNIGGWNEKANIDIVKTVCALLDELNPDPAGPYSRLITYVTDRPGHDRRYAIDARKIERELGWRPAETFDTGIRKTVQWYLDNSAWVADVQSGAYKDWIGTNYGGRA; encoded by the coding sequence ATGACGATCCTCGTGACTGGCGGCGCCGGCTTCATCGGCAGCAACTTCGTGCTCGACTGGCTGGCCCAGTCGGATGAGAAGGTCATCAACCTCGACCTGCTGACCTATGCCGGCAACCTCGGCAACCTGAAGTCGCTCGAAGGCGATGCCCGCCACGTGTTCGTCAACGGCGACATCTGCGACCGCAATCTGGTCGATGAGCTGCTGGCCACGCACCAGCCGCGTGCGCTGGTGCATTTTGCGGCCGAAAGCCATGTGGACCGCAGCATCCACGGCCCGGGCGCCTTCATGCGCACCAACATCGATGGCACGTTTGCGCTGCTGGAAGCCTCGCGCGCCTACTGGAGCCAGCTGCAAGGCGAGGCCAAGGCCGCGTTCCGCTTCCACCATGTCAGCACCGACGAGGTCTACGGCTCGCTCAAGCCCACCGACCCGCCGTTCGCCGAGACCAACCCCTACGAGCCCAACAGCCCCTACAGCGCCAGCAAGGCCGCCAGCGACCACCTGGTGCGCGCCTGGCACCACACCTACGGGCTGCCGGTGGTCACCACCAACTGCTCCAACAACTACGGGCCCTACCACTTCCCCGAGAAGCTGATCCCGCTGATGATCGTCAACGCCCTGGCCGGCAAGCCGCTGCCGGTGTATGGCGACGGCCAGCAGATCCGCGACTGGCTGTACGTCAAGGACCACTGCAGCGGCATCCGCGCCGTGCTGGAGCGCGGCACGCTGGGTGAGACCTACAACATCGGCGGCTGGAACGAGAAGGCCAACATCGACATCGTCAAGACGGTGTGCGCGCTGCTGGACGAACTCAACCCCGACCCGGCCGGCCCCTACAGCCGCCTCATCACCTACGTGACCGACCGCCCCGGCCACGACCGCCGCTACGCCATCGACGCCCGCAAGATCGAGCGTGAACTGGGCTGGCGGCCGGCCGAGACCTTCGACACAGGCATCCGCAAGACGGTGCAGTGGTACCTGGACAACAGCGCCTGGGTGGCCGACGTGCAAAGCGGCGCCTACAAGGACTGGATCGGCACCAACTACGGCGGCCGTGCATGA